The genomic window CTTTTAAGAAAATTTTTATCACCCACTGTATCACTGCTACTTCAAATTGGTACTTGTGATTTTCCAATTGCCCCTTTTAAAAACCAAATACAGTTTGCTGTTCTATATACCGTAAATCAAGACAATAAAGGGTGATCAAAGTAGTGCTATTGTATCACATTAATCAAAGTCCATAAAGAAATCAGCATTCAGTCTCACAGTTGCTCATATCCCCTCATTCCATGCAGTAATTGTGTCAAAATGAGTGTTTCTTtaagacatacatacatttttggCCTTAAAGATGGGTTTTTCTGGCTCCTGGATGTCCCATAGCTTCAGCTCGTTCTCCTTCCCTCCCGTGGCCACCTGGTGAGGCAGGGCGTGGTTCTGTCTCATCCGACACACGTCCTTCCCTACATCCATATCAACCTGGGGACAAACCACAACACAGTTTGTACACCTGCCTCAAGGCTTTTTATCTGCTGTCCTCATTGGTTGTTGGATAGAAAATGGAAGGACAACTTCCAAATGTACATAGGAGAATGTGTACAACTATTCAAGATTACTCTGAAAACAGACGGAGAAAATTAATGGCTATCACACTGATATAATATTGATCTAACGATAGGTTTGATCTTTCCCTGCAAATAGATCTTACgttccattccattccatttgATCTGATAATAGATCTACATCtagaacaaacaaatcaatatgaTTGTGCTTCGTATCAACAAACCACGCATTTTGTATGCGAAGATGTAGATGGGACAAACAACTTAACGGTACCTTTTCTCCTTCATCTTTCCACACTCTGAGTAACCCTGACTCCACACATGTAACAAGAGATCTGGAAGCAAAAAGCGTCAACTGTAAGTTAAACTTCTTGGTGTTTATGCTTTATTACAACACAAATCTTTGCAGAAGTCCCAACACCAGTAGTGGTGAGAATTGCAAACTTTCAAACCTTTCTGAGAATTCAAGACCATTTTTTATTGGACATATGGACATCTATATAATAGATTGAAAAAACAATGATATGGCTTTCAAAGACCTACAATATTGTCAGACTTACCCCTGGTATTTTGCCAGTCCTGTGAACCTGCCGTCCCCTCCCGCACAGTTGGCACAGTCCGTGAATTCCCCCTGCTCTGCATCAAAGGTTTTGACAAGTCCGTTCTTCAAGCCTATACAAACCTGCGTGTGAGGCAAAGaagaaaatcaaaaatgttcatTTACATcataagacatacatgtacataaatacgTCATGTAGTACGTagcaatattttctacaaaacTTCAGCCGAGTTACTCTACATGGAATTGCATCCCATCCAATGTGAGCAGTGAGCACTACCATCAACCCTCCTCTACCCAAGTGTAATAGGTAAACATAACCTGGAGCACAATGCACTCCTTCATCTAAGGTTTCCAAACATTTCATAATTGGCTTATCCAGTACAAGCATAAGTTCCAAAAGATGCTGTGCATCATTCCTCCACTGACTTAGGCCTTGCATGAATAGTTTAGTGCTACCATTGCTAGTACTATTAGTGCTGTCCGATTCTCTTCCTATACAATCCCTGTTTCTCGTCCAGCTGTGGCAACTGTTGCGGGGCTTCTCTTGCTTGCAGTTTCCTTACTACTACAGGCTAAAAGTTAAAAGACTGCATGCCAGAGAAGCCCTGTAACAGTTAGTTGCCAATGTTTCATCCTACCTGGCTTTCCTGTTGATTCCCCCAGCACATGGCACAGATCTCTTCCTCCCTGGACAGACTTGCAACATTCTGGAAATTTGTAGCTTTTTTCTGGGCAAGGTTTACACCTAAGATGCATACACAAAAGAAAAGTCAATTAACTGAAAGAAGCACAACTTAGCTACATCTCCTTGCCTTATCATCAAAATATGATGTTCCCAAATGAACCAAGGACATAAATTTATATAGTTTTAGATATCCAGTTGAAGGAAACACGTATGCAGTAATTTTCCAGTGCTGTTGACAGTGAAAAAACAAAAGGCAAGTCATTAATTCATAGCATGTTTAAAGGGTTAGACAGCAGTAATTCAGTCACTGAGATACGGTGTGCTCACTATATATGCAATCATATCACCTGCAGAGACCGGTGCAGGCAAGTTccccttgcccccctccctactTGGCAAAAACTGACGTTTATACCGCATGCGACCTTCATATAGATAAATTCCCAATACCTACACAATCTCAGTAGTGCTACAAGTGCGTGACACTATGCTTTGTTGCCTCAGATTGACATACAAACCTTTAAATACACCCGTCGCGGCACCGACGAACACATGTTGCATGGAGGCAGCCATTTTCCTCCTAACCCGGTGGACGATGGGAAGGTTTCGGGGTGTGACCGTGAGCCTTTCACCTCATTTTCACACACGCGGGTTGACTTGTGGATTCATAACTAACGGAGAAAATAACTCTTTGTTTTTTACGATATACCATATCTTTATCAAACGTTAAACACGTTATTTGTAGAGGAGAAGTCACTGAAATACTTTAATAACCTGTAAACTGCGCCCTCTTGCAGAATTACTATAAATTGCATGATGTGGTTTTTGTATCAGGGTTTGAAACATGAATACAGTATTCAATCTTCCTGGTTTCTTTAAAGTTCTTCCAACAAAGGTCGACATTGTTTAGGTTCTGAACCAGTTACTTGAAGCGACTGACTTCCAATCATTAAAATCTAAAGCTTGGGACAAGTGGAAGGAAATTTAATTGGGAGTCACAAACGGCTGACTGCACTTAGTCTGCCCTTTCCACAGCTTAAAATACAATTGTATAGGGGAAGTTCGCTGTGTATGATAGAAACTAGTGAACAAAGAAAATACTTttcgaaagaaaaaaactttatttACACAATGTATATACCAAAGGAAAAATGCCTCAAATATGAGGCTAACGTTAATtatggatctaaataaaactcaaactcaattTCATATCATTCATCATAATCGTATATTATACTATACTGTTCAAGTCAACTAATGTTTCAACCAGAAGTAAAAAAGATTGCCAAGATTGcaacttgaagttgaaccaGATTACTTGTGCTATGCAGAAcacgtgtttgaaacaatgctGTTTTAGTGACAGTAGACAGACAttgatgacatacatgtataagtggtGTCAATGAATTACCTAACGTTATTACAATAATTTGTATAAGTTGATCAGATACACATACAAGACCAGAAGGAGCTTCTAACGTGTTAGAATCTACATGATTGAAGCAAAAAGATACAAATGCTGCACTATTACAGTCTTCATTGTATACTTCTAAACTCCACACGAACAAGGTTTGGTATTGTTACAAAAATTGTCACTTCATACCTCACACTACATACAAACCAGTATAACTAcacagtatacatgtaactacacaGAAATAGCCATGTGAGGCAGCTGTGATATTACTACATAGAAGCCCAGtctgtggttatgtgtgtctgAATCTGAGGTTAAACTGGTGCAAGCGTTTGAGCCACTGTGTCCAGTAATGCTCTGTGAGTGCAGGAGGCAGCAGGTGGGCGTGACCTTTGTCCCCACTGCCATAGGCGATCACCAGCAGGGCCTTCTCCACCTGAGGGAGGGAGACAAAAGTTAACCTTTAACATgcatggaaatgtgaccctagcataactctGTACTTCTAAATTGTACATGGTTTGCAAACAGTATATCTTGGTTTTCATTATAAAATAGACAAAGGATGCCTTAGAAATACATAGATGTTCAACTGAGTGCTCTTTTCAACTTGGTGCTCTTTCCTTGTCAACTTAAACTTGATAAATTCTTTGATAATCTTTCCACAGCTTCTCTTAATTTTTCAGTTGATGTTCTTCATCACCTCTAGTTTATCTCTCTAGACAAGCACATTACTTTTCCAGCTGCCACGTACCTGAAAGCCATAATTGTCATCATAGTTCAGAGCACCCGTGTAGGCTGCCACCTGCAGAGGGATGTCATAACACTGCTTCAGGGTGGGCTTCAGACGCTTGGAGGTTTTCCAGTCAACTAGGCACCACTGGCCCCTATACAGAAAAGACAACAGTTTAAAAATGAATTACGTATCTTTAAATGCAAACTAGATTTCAAGaccttttatacatgtactattgaaTGTACAATGATCTTTCAAAATAGTTTTTGCAGCTACTCTTGCATTCTGAATTGTTCATGTGCCAGAACAAAGATGGAGGTGATAAGGACAATTGAATTGTTGGCAAGTTTAggatgatcataataacccatTGGCTGTTACAAAACAAATTCAGATCAACATGTTCTCACCTATATTTGGCAACACAGTCCAGAATGCCTCCATACTGCAGCTCTGGGTGTTTAACAACACtctctacaacacagacatccGAGATGTCAGCTAAGACATGCTGGATGCTGGCCCAGTGGCCCTGGTTCTCCTCAGGGATGGTTAGGTCTCTCTCAGGAGTTCCTGTTAGAAGTTCATCAATAGCTGTGTGTATGGTCTGGCCCTCCCTAAAAGTGTCTACATGGGAGTAAACAAATACcattgttaaaaacaaaaatgactgaTTGAGAAGATTTCAAAAGGAGTATGGCAACAGTTTTAAGTGAATTCCCCAAAACATTTATCTGTTGTGTCAAGaaatttttctttattgttatgtttaaatgtacatataaatgTCACCCTGAAACAATCATCAGATCTGTGATGTAAACAAATATGCACATACATAAACAGTTTCCTACACTGAAAGTGTCACCCATTAGGAAAATATATCTAACCTTCCTGCAGTTTCTTGAAGCCTTCTTCCCCCAGCTCACTAATCATTCGTGCTTTCCATCTCTCCAGGACAAGCACACTCTCAGGAGGCATGGTCTTCCTTAATATGGACCCTACACTGGGCATGCCCAGATCTGGGACACTGTTCCCAGTCTCCATGTCGATCCGTCTGTCTGGCTTGACTGTCATGGGAGTGTCCTGTACAGGAGGCTCCTGTTGGGCTACAACACTTGTCATTGGGAACTGCGGAAAGGACACAGCTGCACTACCTTGTACAGACAGTGTACGATTAGGAGCCATTTTTGATGACTCTCGTTGTTCTGGACAGCTATCGTCCTGTCCATCACTGCTGCTCACTTCTGCAGAATTTGTTGTCATGCTATCATTTCCCCCAGCTTTTTTGCTTTTTCTCTTCACTCTTT from Branchiostoma lanceolatum isolate klBraLanc5 chromosome 4, klBraLanc5.hap2, whole genome shotgun sequence includes these protein-coding regions:
- the LOC136433530 gene encoding uncharacterized protein, which translates into the protein MFSWTSKTVAQCLQTPARCALILPVCNILEKSQRALFHTKQSINDKTVPGDQHGTITDMQREKIILDAVFGPVVPKKKKQKKNQLKKDNNDTEEGKGLSQQSASTLEGDITEIPPAKLGLPPDLRYMLAMKQKTNKSQRVKRKSKKAGGNDSMTTNSAEVSSSDGQDDSCPEQRESSKMAPNRTLSVQGSAAVSFPQFPMTSVVAQQEPPVQDTPMTVKPDRRIDMETGNSVPDLGMPSVGSILRKTMPPESVLVLERWKARMISELGEEGFKKLQEDTFREGQTIHTAIDELLTGTPERDLTIPEENQGHWASIQHVLADISDVCVVESVVKHPELQYGGILDCVAKYRGQWCLVDWKTSKRLKPTLKQCYDIPLQVAAYTGALNYDDNYGFQVEKALLVIAYGSGDKGHAHLLPPALTEHYWTQWLKRLHQFNLRFRHT